The following coding sequences lie in one Zingiber officinale cultivar Zhangliang chromosome 2B, Zo_v1.1, whole genome shotgun sequence genomic window:
- the LOC122045415 gene encoding auxin response factor 24-like, which translates to MASSEVSVKGSCGGQVQSFSSACSEPHEGAATTGGFADANESLGFANDTLSVKESEDAMYTELWLACAGPLVTIPRVGEKVFYFPQGHIEQVEASTNQVSDRQMPLYNLPWKILCRVMNVQLKAEPDSDEVYAQVTLLPDKQDENTVENEAVPSPKPRPHVYSFCKTLTASDTSTHGGFSVLRRHADECLPPLDMSRQPPSQELVAKDLHGAEWRFRHIFRGQPRRHLLQSGWSVFVSSKRLVAGDAFIFLRGENGELRVGVRRAMRQLANVPSSVISSHSMHLGVLATAWHAVNTGTMFTVYYKPRTSPSEFIVSFDQYMESIKSNHSIGMRFKMRFEGEEAPEQRFTGTIVGINDADADRWPASKWKCLKVRWDETCSIPRPDRVSPWKIEPALTPLPLNPLQMSRPKKPRNSTFPHSQDTSFKKEGTSKITADPSQSHGAPRVLQGQEGMTLKSAFVDASESNKAPEYMMWSTYEGEKNEVSAQRRFGSDSLMHVNKHEQTCSVFQPLDSSGVPSFYEQASSDKNLLKIHFQDREAKHDYSPGLWSLMPPNSDFNMLECNLKASAQVAEVSYQKTGISRYDMQGGFSEHHDFVGDQYSPNWLGSLLPDSQVNNWLLPRVIKPQPMILSQHDVTKPQETSGYKLFGFNLNSSLLTSESVAPQNKSADILLPHVHPTAVLPLSLGFEANKQLELPVTEKFVGSSLTNGVPEKLVPVCPQASKHNQDKVQGGCTRSCTKVHKQGIALGRSVDLTKFNGYEGLVAELDRMFDFEGALVSANKTWLVVYTDNEGDMMLVGDDPWNEFCNMVRKIFIYTHEEVQKMNPGTSNCRVEENPSASDERIAGEGTKEPAAAANTENSRGCPGSDMAF; encoded by the exons ATGGCGTCGTCGGAGGTGTCGGTTAAGGGTAGCTGTGGAGGACAAGTGCAGAGCTTCTCGTCAGCGTGTAGCGAGCCGCACGAGGGCGCAGCAACGACCGGCGGCTTTGCTGATGCAAATGAAAGCTTGGGCTTTGCCAATGACACTCTCAGCGTTAAAG AATCGGAGGACGCTATGTACACCGAGTTATGGCTTGCTTGCGCCGGTCCTTTAGTGACGATTCCTAGAGTTGGGGAGAAAGTCTTTTACTTCCCTCAGGGCCATATTGAGCAG GTGGAAGCGTCCACAAATCAGGTTTCTGACCGGCAGATGCCGCTTTACAACCTACCATGGAAGATCCTTTGCCGTGTGATGAATGTTCAACTGAAG GCTGAACCAGATTCTGACGAGGTATATGCTCAGGTGACATTGCTCCCAGATAAG CAAGACGAGAACACAGTAGAGAACGAAGCCGTTCCATCGCCAAAGCCCCGGCCTCATGTGTATTCTTTCTGCAAAACACTGACTGCATCCGATACTAGCACACATGGTGGGTTCTCTGTCCTTCGTCGTCATGCGgatgagtgcctccctccactg GACATGAGCCGGCAGCCACCAAGTCAAGAGCTGGTGGCAAAGGATTTGCATGGAGCAGAGTGGCGTTTCCGCCACATCTTTCGGG GTCAACCACGTAGGCATTTACTTCAAAGTGGATGGAGTGTTTTTGTTAGCTCGAAGAGGCTTGTTGCTGGAGATGCCTTTATATTTCTAAG AGGAGAGAATGGGGAACTTCGTGTTGGAGTGAGACGTGCAATGCGGCAGCTGGCCAATGTTCCATCATCAGTTATATCAAGTCACAGTATGCACCTGGGCGTCCTTGCAACAGCTTGGCATGCTGTCAACACAGGCACCATGTTTACAGTTTACTACAAACCGAG GACTAGTCCATCAGAATTTATTGTTTCATTTGATCAATATATGGAATCTATTAAGAGCAACCATTCTATTGGGATGAGGTTCAAAATGAGATTTGAAGGTGAAGAGGCACCAGAACAAAG GTTCACTGGAACTATTGTTGGGATAAACGATGCTGATGCTGACAGGTGGCCTGCTTCAAAATGGAAATGCCTCAAG GTGCGGTGGGATGAGACATGTTCTATTCCTCGCCCTGATAGGGTTTCTCCGTGGAAAATCGAGCCTGCTCTTACACCACTTCCTCTTAATCCTCTACAAATGTCTCGACCAAAAAAGCCACGAAATTCTACCTTTCCCCATTCACAGGACACTTCTTTTAAAAAAGAAG GCACTTCTAAAATCACTGCAGACCCTTCCCAATCACATGGAGCACCAAGGGTCTTGCAAGGTCAAGAAGGGATGACCTTGAAAAGTGCATTTGTTGATGCTAGTGAGTCAAATAAAGCTCCAGAATACATGATGTGGTCAACGTATGAAGGAGAGAAAAATGAAGTTTCTGCTCAGAGAAGATTTGGGTCAGACAGCTTAATGCATGTAAACAAGCATGAGCAAACATGTTCTGTGTTCCAGCCTCTTGATTCAAGTGGCGTTCCATCATTTTATGAGCAAGCTTCAAGTgataaaaatcttttaaagattCATTTTCAAGATCGAGAGGCCAAACATGACTATTCACCTGGATTATGGTCTTTGATGCCTCCAAATTcagattttaatatgcttgaATGTAATTTGAAGGCAAGTGCACAAGTTGCTGAAGTGTCCTACCAGAAAACTGGAATTTCCAGATATGACATGCAGGGTGGATTTTCCGAACATCATGATTTTGTTGGTGATCAATATTCACCTAACTGGCTGGGAAGTTTATTGCCGGATTCTCAAGTTAATAACTGGCTTCTACCCAGGGTCATCAAGCCTCAACCTATGATACTGTCACAACATGATGTAACAAAGCCCCAAGAAACTAGTGGTTATAAGCTATTTGGGTTTAATCTAAACAGCAGTCTACTGACATCTGAATCAGTTGCACCACAGAATAAGTCAGCTGATATTCTGTTGCCACATGTCCATCCTACTGCAGTTTTGCCCCTATCACTGGGTTTTGAGGCTAATAAGCAATTGGAGTTGCCCGTTACAGAAAAATTTGTTGGTAGTTCATTGACAAATGGTGTCCCAGAGAAATTGGTACCAGTTTGTCCACAGGCTTCTAAACATAACCAAGACAAAGTGCAAGGTGGTTGTACTCGGAGTTGCACAAAg GTGCATAAGCAAGGTATTGCTCTTGGCAGATCTGTTGATCTCACCAAGTTTAATGGTTATGAAGGACTTGTTGCAGAACTTGATCGAATGTTCGATTTTGAGGGTGCATTAGTGTCTGCCAACAAAACTTGGCTGGTTGTGTACACTGACAATGAAGGTGATATGATGCTTGTTGGAGATGATCCCTGGAA TGAATTCTGCAATATGGTCCGGAAGATCTTCATCTATACTCATGAGGAAGTCCAGAAGATGAACCCTGGAACATCAAATTGTCGAGTCGAAGAAAATCCATCTGCTTCTGATGAAAGAATAGCTGGTGAAGGAACAAAGGAACCTGCTGCTGCTGCTAATACTGAAAATTCTAGGGGTTGTCCTGGAAGTGATATG GCTTTTTGA